The following proteins come from a genomic window of Miscanthus floridulus cultivar M001 chromosome 2, ASM1932011v1, whole genome shotgun sequence:
- the LOC136539399 gene encoding probable trehalose-phosphate phosphatase 2: MTFTTPTSFTSPGLCLNTTKKIPLPGKIEEVRATGWLDLMKASSPTRKRQTKDVICDTQSDDLDLQYRNWMVNYPSALTSFEAISDLAGSKRLALFLDYDGTLSPIVDNPENALMSDEMRAAVRHVASLFPTAIISGRSRDKVFDFVKLNELYYAGSHGMDIMGPVRKTTDSNGVECIRSTDAHGKEVNLFQPASEFLPMITEVCEKLGESVKDIDGARMEDNKFCVSVHYRNVAEDDYKKVFHRVSAVLEDYPCLRLTHGRKVFEVRPVIDWNKGKAVEFLLESLGLNESEDVLPIYVGDDRTDEDAFKVLKASNHGFGILVSSIPKESDAFYSLRDPAEVMEFLRMLAAWKEQST, from the exons ATGACTTTCACAACACCTACTAGCTTTACCTCTCCGGGGCTTTGCTTGAACACTACAAAGAAGATACCTCTGCCTGGTAAGATTGAAGAAGTTCGTGCTACTGGATGGCTTGATCTCATGAAGGCCTCATCACCCACCCGCAAAAGGCAGACCAAGGATGTCATCTGTGATACTCAATCTGATGATCTTGATTTGCAATACCGCAACTGGATG GTGAACTATCCTTCTGCTTTGACCTCATTTGAGGCAATTAGTGATCTTGCTGGGAGTAAAAGATTGGCATTGTTTCTTGACTATGATGGAACACTTTCACCGATTGTGGACAATCCTGAAAATGCATTAATGTCTGATGAG ATGCGTGCTGCAGTGAGGCATGTGGCATCACTTTTCCCAACTGCAATCATTAGCGGAAGGTCTCGTGATAAG GTTTTTGACTTTGTCAAGCTAAATGAACTATACTACGCTGGAAGCCATGGAATGGACATAATGGGCCCTGTTAGGAAGACTACTGACTCCAATGGCGTGGAATGTATTCGTTCAACTGATGCGCAT GGTAAAGAAGTCAATCTGTTCCAACCTGCTAGTGAGTTTTTACCTATGATCACTGAG GTGTGTGAAAAACTTGGTGAGAGTGTTAAGGACATTGACGGTGCAAGGATGGAAGACAACAAGTTCTGCGTGTCTGTGCATTACCGTAATGTGGCGGAAGAT GACTATAAAAAGGTTTTCCACCGTGTAAGTGCTGTTTTGGAAGATTACCCTTGCCTAAGACTAACCCATGGGAGGAAG GTTTTTGAGGTCCGTCCTGTTATTGATTGGAACAAAGGTAAAGCTGTGGAGTTTTTACTTGAATCGCTTGGGCTCAACGAGAGTGAAGATGTTCTCCCTATCTATGTTGGAGATGACAGAACAGATGAAGATGCATTCAAA GTTCTGAAGGCAAGCAACCATGGCTTTGGAATATTGGTGTCATCTATACCCAAAGAGAGTGATGCCTTCTATTCCTTGAGGGATCCAGCTGAG GTGATGGAATTTCTGAGAATGTTGGCAGCATGGAAGGAGCAGTCCACCTGA